In Parasegetibacter sp. NRK P23, the genomic stretch AAGTGATCGTATATGGTCCACCGGAATAAGTCCTGATTGAGAATGTTCCATTTCTACCTGTCAGGTCCTCCTCTTCACCTTCCTTCAGATAGGAGTGGATATAAGGAAGCGGCTTTTTGGTGTCGGCCTCATATACCTTGCCCTGAAGTACGATGGGAGGCT encodes the following:
- a CDS encoding carboxypeptidase-like regulatory domain-containing protein; this encodes MLSHLLTILFTISQLYTAQPPIVLQGKVYEADTKKPLPYIHSYLKEGEEEDLTGRNGTFSIRTYSGGPYTITFAHPEYETLVVNRKKAGTEIEVFLRRKK